A region of Bacteroidales bacterium DNA encodes the following proteins:
- a CDS encoding desulfoferrodoxin gives MTQKNELYKCEICGNIIEVKHTGSSTLVCCGQKMKLRKENTTDAATEKHVPVITKLNDGYKVVVGEVEHPMTEDHYIEWIQLLTENTIYTKYLNPDESPEAIFKTDADEITVRAYCNLHGNWKNNN, from the coding sequence ATGACACAAAAAAATGAATTATACAAATGTGAAATATGTGGTAACATTATTGAGGTAAAACATACGGGGTCTTCTACATTAGTTTGTTGTGGACAAAAAATGAAACTTCGTAAAGAAAATACAACAGATGCTGCAACAGAAAAGCATGTTCCTGTTATTACAAAACTCAATGATGGATACAAAGTTGTTGTTGGGGAAGTTGAGCATCCAATGACAGAGGATCATTATATTGAATGGATTCAGCTATTAACAGAAAATACTATTTATACAAAATATTTGAATCCCGATGAAAGTCCCGAAGCTATATTTAAAACCGATGCTGATGAAATAACAGTAAGGGCATATTGTAATTTACATGGAAATTGGAAAAATAATAATTAA
- a CDS encoding ferritin, protein MLNKRVHEELNKQINAEYWSAYLYLSMSAYFENKNLSGFANWMRIQYQEEISHSLKLFDYVNERGGKVELRPIEAVETDWKDEIDVFEETLKHEQKVTGLINNLVDVAIEEKDHATNNMLQWFVSEQVEEEANVDEILQQLKMLDGNKHGLLMLDRELKQRTFIDETQKN, encoded by the coding sequence ATGTTAAACAAAAGAGTTCACGAAGAATTGAATAAACAAATTAATGCTGAATACTGGTCGGCATATTTGTATTTATCAATGTCGGCATATTTTGAAAACAAAAATTTATCAGGATTTGCTAATTGGATGCGAATACAATATCAAGAAGAAATATCACATTCTCTGAAACTTTTTGATTATGTAAACGAAAGAGGCGGCAAGGTTGAATTAAGACCTATAGAAGCAGTTGAAACAGACTGGAAAGATGAAATAGACGTTTTTGAAGAAACCCTGAAACACGAACAAAAAGTTACAGGATTAATCAATAATCTTGTTGATGTTGCTATTGAAGAAAAAGACCATGCCACTAATAACATGTTACAATGGTTTGTGTCAGAACAAGTTGAAGAAGAAGCAAATGTTGATGAAATATTACAACAATTAAAAATGTTAGATGGCAATAAACATGGTTTGTTAATGCTTGACAGGGAATTAAAACAAAGAACATTTATTGATGAAACACAAAAAAATTAA